ACCGGCGTCGACGTAGAACACCGCTCGGTGGATTATCGGTGACCCGTCTCTCGTCGGCGGTGCGTACACGATAACGTCACCTTCGGCACCGACTCTCTGGTATCCATCACTCGCACTCGCCGTGACGATGCCGTGGTCGTCAGCACTGGGGCCAGCGTACCTGTCCTCGTCTGTGACGACGACGAGGTCACCGCGTTCGAGATGTGGCTCCATACTGCCACTCTCGACGGCGACCATGGGTGGCCAGACGCCGGTGACCGCAAAGAGAACGAGACCGACGAGAGTGACGGCGAGAACGAGTTGGAGCGCATCTCGGGCGACGAGTCGCGAGAGTGGCGGGGCGTCAGCTGACACACGCGATGCTGTGTTCCGAGTGACAACAAGGTATCGGTGGGGGAATAGTACGTCCGTCAGCTTCCTGGGGACAAGTATATGTGTCACGGTCACATGTGGCAAGGTGCATCGCTATGAAACCGTGTCACCGTTGTCAGGCGGTCGTCGACGAGTACATCCTGGATAAACAACTCGAACCCTTGCGCGACCTCACAGTTGACGAATTCAACATCTGTGCGGACTGTGCGACAATCGTTGCTGATGCGTGTGTGGAGTGTGGCGGCGGCGTGTACGTCCCTCGTACCGAATCAACCACTCCTGACTACTGTCCCGCATGTCGGTCCGACCTCATACGCCGTACCGGCCACGACCCCGGTTGGCACTGTGATGCTGTGTCTCCCTGACCGACACCGCAGACCACGCCCTCTTTTGGTTCCGACAGTCAGTCTGCGTTTTCAACAGTACAGATGATTTCAACAACCGTCGCATACCGAGCGAAGGTTTAAGGACGAATCGGACGCAGACCGTCCATGGAATCGGATGGCGTCATCGACTTCTACGACACGTGGGCCCCGTTCTACGACGCAGAGGAGACACCGACGACGGACGTGTCGTACTACGTCGCCCGCGCCAGTGAGGTGGATGGTCGCGTCCTCGAAGTTGGGTGTGGCACCGGACGAATCTACCTCGAACTGCTCCGTGAGAACATCGACGCCGCCGGAATCGACCTCTCGGAATCGATGCTCGACCGCCTCCGAGAGAAAGCGACCGCCGAGGGACTGGAACCCGA
The genomic region above belongs to Haloferax marinisediminis and contains:
- a CDS encoding S26 family signal peptidase; protein product: MSADAPPLSRLVARDALQLVLAVTLVGLVLFAVTGVWPPMVAVESGSMEPHLERGDLVVVTDEDRYAGPSADDHGIVTASASDGYQRVGAEGDVIVYAPPTRDGSPIIHRAVFYVDAGENWYDEANSAYVRGANSCAELRNCPAPHAGYITQGDNNGYYDQASSIAPPVRPEWIKAKAQFHVPYLGTVRLELQDAL
- a CDS encoding DUF7571 family protein; protein product: MKPCHRCQAVVDEYILDKQLEPLRDLTVDEFNICADCATIVADACVECGGGVYVPRTESTTPDYCPACRSDLIRRTGHDPGWHCDAVSP